In one window of Rhodoglobus vestalii DNA:
- a CDS encoding glycosyltransferase family 2 protein, translating into MPKNHLDAPSRRRQWGAETRLEPLTTVHAAPSDRKIALARLAIVATVVFWLTYVIYTIVRQFINNGTESFRFTTEAISYVIVVTFLTFSALMYLIARHGAFQRFRSHTRVPRAELDRHFTEHQGSITVLVPSYSEEPDVVRATLWSACLQEYPTLRVVLLLDDPPFPTNPDAAAQLAESRSLAESIQAELAAPRKRFTDALATFERRLELGRTVGLLDLEELNEHYEWAAQWLENKAATEQRIDHVDEFFVTQVIQGLAGELQLTSNALGAAHAERMVPPTARMHELYRRLAWTFTADLSTFERKLYASVSHEANKAMNLNAYIGLMGGNYRPEETPTGTVLRPITQAEAGDLSIPDSQYLLTLDADSLLLRDYCLRLVYLLEQADNSRVAVTQTPYSSFRGANTRIERLAGATTDLQHILHQGKSYYGATFWVGANAVIRKAALEDIVETETEGGFTVKRYVQDRTVIEDTESSIDLGAHGWTLMNYPERLSYSATPPDFGSLVVQRRRWANGGLLIMPKLMRQMRERKARGETVPWTEFFLRVNYMTSITWASFGLVFLLAYPYDSRLLSPVVLLAAVPYFWAMGSDLRYSGYKFTDIFRIYGFNLILLPVNLAGVFKSIEQAITSKKIPFARTPKVRNRTSTPLLYVLAPLVIITFSGFTFWRDLNAGNWGNAAFAAFNMILAGLAVISYIGLWNTVVDIWLGVTRSLFIERKPKEKKETAAPVPTELDWRSILYYGDDSGSHTKVRDSIVFAEMLPTTETGSEVRS; encoded by the coding sequence ATGCCGAAAAATCATTTAGACGCGCCATCACGGCGTCGACAGTGGGGCGCAGAAACCCGCCTCGAGCCACTCACCACGGTGCACGCAGCACCCAGCGACCGTAAGATCGCCCTCGCGCGCCTGGCGATTGTTGCCACGGTCGTCTTCTGGCTGACCTACGTGATTTACACGATTGTGCGCCAGTTCATCAACAACGGCACAGAGAGCTTTCGCTTTACCACCGAAGCTATTTCGTATGTGATCGTTGTCACCTTCCTCACCTTCTCGGCGCTCATGTACCTGATCGCTCGCCACGGCGCCTTCCAGCGCTTCCGTTCGCACACCCGCGTTCCGCGTGCCGAACTCGATCGACACTTTACTGAGCACCAAGGCTCGATCACCGTGCTCGTGCCCAGCTACAGCGAAGAGCCAGACGTTGTGCGCGCCACCCTGTGGTCAGCATGCCTTCAGGAGTACCCCACGTTGCGTGTCGTGCTCCTCCTCGACGATCCACCATTTCCGACGAATCCGGATGCTGCGGCACAGTTGGCCGAATCGCGCTCGCTCGCAGAATCAATCCAGGCTGAACTTGCGGCTCCTCGCAAGCGTTTCACCGACGCTCTCGCTACGTTTGAACGGCGACTGGAGCTCGGTCGCACCGTGGGGCTGCTCGATCTGGAAGAACTTAACGAGCACTACGAGTGGGCAGCACAGTGGTTAGAGAACAAGGCCGCCACCGAGCAACGGATTGACCACGTCGATGAGTTCTTTGTCACCCAGGTGATTCAGGGGCTTGCTGGTGAGCTTCAACTCACGTCCAACGCTCTCGGCGCCGCTCACGCCGAGCGCATGGTTCCCCCGACCGCTCGGATGCATGAACTGTACCGTCGACTCGCGTGGACCTTCACCGCCGACCTCTCCACCTTCGAACGCAAGCTGTACGCCTCGGTGTCACACGAAGCGAACAAGGCCATGAACCTGAACGCCTACATTGGGCTCATGGGCGGCAACTATCGCCCCGAAGAAACCCCGACCGGCACGGTTCTTCGCCCCATCACGCAGGCAGAAGCTGGAGACCTATCGATTCCGGATTCGCAGTACCTACTGACGCTCGACGCTGACTCCCTGCTCTTGCGTGACTACTGCCTGCGTCTCGTTTATCTCCTCGAGCAGGCCGACAACTCACGGGTTGCGGTCACTCAAACGCCATATTCGTCGTTCCGTGGGGCCAACACACGTATTGAACGACTGGCCGGTGCGACTACCGACCTGCAGCACATCCTCCACCAGGGCAAGTCCTACTACGGCGCAACATTCTGGGTCGGCGCCAATGCGGTCATTCGTAAGGCGGCTCTTGAGGACATCGTGGAGACGGAAACCGAAGGTGGTTTCACGGTAAAGCGCTACGTTCAGGACCGCACGGTGATTGAAGACACCGAGTCGAGCATCGACCTGGGCGCACACGGCTGGACACTCATGAACTATCCGGAGCGCCTCAGTTACAGTGCTACCCCTCCCGACTTTGGCTCGCTCGTTGTGCAGCGTCGCCGCTGGGCAAACGGTGGTCTACTGATCATGCCCAAGCTGATGCGCCAGATGCGTGAGCGCAAGGCTCGCGGTGAGACAGTGCCGTGGACCGAGTTCTTCCTTCGGGTGAACTACATGACCTCGATCACGTGGGCAAGCTTCGGGCTCGTGTTCCTGCTGGCGTACCCGTACGACAGTCGGTTGCTCAGCCCGGTAGTGCTTCTGGCTGCCGTGCCATACTTCTGGGCCATGGGAAGCGACCTCCGCTACAGCGGTTACAAGTTCACCGATATCTTCCGCATCTATGGCTTCAACCTGATTTTGCTTCCCGTCAACCTCGCGGGAGTGTTCAAATCGATTGAACAGGCCATCACCAGCAAGAAGATTCCCTTCGCCCGAACCCCAAAAGTGCGAAACCGCACCTCTACCCCGCTGCTATACGTGCTCGCACCGCTCGTGATCATCACGTTCTCTGGATTCACATTCTGGCGCGACCTGAACGCCGGCAATTGGGGAAACGCAGCCTTCGCCGCGTTCAACATGATTCTGGCCGGCCTCGCGGTCATCTCATATATCGGGCTCTGGAACACCGTCGTCGATATTTGGTTGGGTGTCACCCGTTCACTCTTCATCGAGCGCAAGCCTAAGGAGAAGAAAGAAACGGCCGCACCAGTACCCACCGAACTTGACTGGCGCTCAATCCTTTACTACGGAGACGACAGTGGATCGCACACGAAAGTGCGCGACTCCATCGTCTTTGCCGAAATGCTGCCCACCACCGAGACCGGAAGCGAGGTTCGATCATGA
- a CDS encoding chitinase encodes MSSATHRISFRRLAMALVVALAVTGGGLFAYQAWASNQADPAPDPWFAAYVDVTATPSYEFEAATKESGKEVMLSFIVAAKNDGCTPTWGTAYTMDEAAVSLDLDRRIARLQQQGGDVAVSFGGLLNNELSTTCTDSSQLVNAYDSVLDRYASTTIDLDIEGRNLSDTAAGERRAAAMATLQQARRSAGDDLAVWLTLPAATFGLTEEGTTAVTQMLDAGVDLAGVNIMTMNFGQSLADGETSGAASIRSLQETHRQLGVLYDLAGIELTDGTIWTKLGATPMIGQNDIEDEVFTVKDAVALNEFALEEGIGRMSMWSLNRDITCGPNYADVTRVSDACSGVAQGDLFFADVLAEGFDGKVASSAKTITTEEPTDPSDLVDDPATSPYAVWQEDASYLAGTKTVWHRNVYQAKWWTRGDLPDNPVLNSWETPWTLVGPVLEGETPITMPTLPAGTYPGWDGASIYEEGDRVLFSGVPYEAKWWNQGDSPAAFSSDPDGTPWIPLTTEEIAALATGGATGEESNLATAEAQG; translated from the coding sequence ATGAGTTCCGCAACGCACCGAATCTCATTTCGTCGACTAGCCATGGCACTAGTTGTTGCTCTGGCCGTCACCGGCGGCGGACTCTTCGCCTACCAGGCATGGGCATCCAACCAGGCTGACCCCGCCCCTGACCCGTGGTTTGCCGCCTACGTGGATGTCACCGCGACCCCCAGCTATGAGTTCGAAGCCGCGACTAAAGAGAGCGGCAAGGAAGTCATGTTGTCGTTCATCGTTGCCGCAAAAAATGATGGCTGCACGCCTACCTGGGGCACCGCATACACAATGGATGAAGCGGCCGTGTCACTCGACCTCGACCGACGCATCGCGCGCCTGCAACAGCAGGGTGGCGATGTGGCGGTTTCGTTTGGCGGACTATTGAATAACGAGCTCTCTACTACCTGCACCGACAGCAGCCAGCTCGTGAACGCCTACGACTCAGTACTGGACCGCTACGCGTCAACCACAATCGACCTCGACATAGAGGGCCGAAACCTGAGCGACACCGCTGCCGGTGAGCGTCGCGCTGCGGCGATGGCCACTTTGCAGCAGGCGCGACGCTCCGCTGGAGACGACCTTGCCGTCTGGCTCACCCTGCCCGCCGCCACCTTCGGTCTCACCGAGGAAGGCACCACCGCCGTCACACAGATGCTCGACGCGGGGGTCGACCTCGCCGGCGTCAACATCATGACGATGAACTTCGGCCAGAGCCTGGCTGACGGTGAAACGAGCGGCGCAGCATCCATTCGGTCACTTCAGGAAACCCACCGCCAGCTGGGTGTGCTGTACGACCTCGCCGGCATTGAACTGACGGATGGCACGATCTGGACCAAGCTCGGTGCAACACCCATGATCGGCCAAAACGACATCGAAGACGAAGTCTTCACCGTGAAAGACGCGGTAGCCCTCAACGAGTTCGCGCTTGAGGAGGGCATCGGCCGGATGTCGATGTGGTCGCTCAACCGCGACATCACCTGCGGGCCCAACTATGCCGACGTGACGCGCGTCTCAGACGCGTGCAGCGGTGTCGCCCAGGGGGATCTGTTCTTCGCAGATGTTCTCGCTGAGGGCTTCGACGGTAAGGTTGCCAGCTCGGCAAAGACCATTACGACCGAGGAACCAACTGACCCTTCAGACCTCGTGGATGACCCCGCAACCAGCCCCTACGCGGTCTGGCAAGAAGACGCCAGCTACCTTGCCGGAACGAAGACCGTGTGGCATCGCAATGTCTACCAGGCAAAATGGTGGACCCGCGGCGACCTCCCCGATAACCCGGTCCTGAACTCCTGGGAAACCCCGTGGACCCTTGTAGGGCCCGTGCTTGAGGGAGAAACTCCCATCACGATGCCCACCCTGCCCGCCGGCACTTACCCCGGCTGGGATGGCGCGAGCATCTATGAAGAGGGCGACCGCGTGCTCTTCAGCGGTGTTCCCTATGAAGCAAAGTGGTGGAACCAGGGCGACAGCCCCGCTGCCTTCTCTTCGGACCCCGACGGCACACCGTGGATTCCGCTAACGACAGAAGAGATCGCCGCACTGGCGACCGGTGGCGCGACGGGCGAAGAGTCTAATCTTGCCACTGCTGAGGCCCAAGGCTAA
- a CDS encoding antibiotic biosynthesis monooxygenase, which translates to MDNTPITVSIERTVDPARIAEATAWMQTGINLATGYPGFLGSGWVRAGPNTTTWHMLYRFTDAAALSHWEQSPERAWWLQSGSGFAREKRSERRTGIEGWFDEPTEVTVEHTGGVDDVPPRWKQAVTIWLGFFPLNLLFTYLVTMLVPGWDLLPLVVRVLLTTVCLTPVMVYALLPLVTRTLRRWLTPSR; encoded by the coding sequence ATGGATAACACCCCCATCACCGTCTCTATTGAACGCACCGTCGACCCGGCTCGCATCGCCGAAGCAACCGCCTGGATGCAGACCGGCATCAACCTCGCCACCGGCTACCCTGGCTTCCTAGGCTCTGGCTGGGTGCGGGCCGGTCCGAACACCACAACGTGGCACATGCTCTACCGATTCACCGACGCCGCAGCACTGTCGCACTGGGAACAGTCTCCCGAGCGCGCTTGGTGGCTCCAGAGCGGCAGCGGGTTCGCTCGTGAAAAACGCAGTGAACGCCGCACCGGCATCGAAGGTTGGTTCGACGAACCCACCGAGGTCACGGTTGAGCATACCGGTGGCGTCGACGACGTACCACCGCGCTGGAAGCAAGCCGTCACGATCTGGCTTGGCTTCTTTCCCCTCAACCTTCTCTTCACGTACCTTGTCACGATGCTCGTGCCCGGCTGGGATCTGCTGCCGCTCGTGGTGCGCGTGCTGCTCACCACGGTGTGCCTCACCCCGGTGATGGTTTACGCGCTGCTGCCGCTGGTCACTCGAACGTTGCGGCGCTGGTTGACTCCCTCGCGCTAG
- a CDS encoding HpcH/HpaI aldolase/citrate lyase family protein, giving the protein MSESTTDRPTTHDVSAEIARSWLLVAATRPEEFDRAERSRADQIILDIEDAVDPRLKSSARDAVVSWLSHGGSGWVRINDRTSDFWSDDVDALAGLPGLRGVMLAKAEAAAHVSETFDRLKGATPVIALVESALGIEEAASIARARGAYRLAFGSGDYRRDTGTSADDLAMAYPRSRLVIASRVGNLPGPIDGPTVGTNHPVLREQGGMAVALGMTGKLCLDIEQLPIINEVISPTRSDVAWAREFLEDFEARGRVIRDGSDLPRLGRAQKIDKLARAFGVEPA; this is encoded by the coding sequence GTGTCTGAAAGCACCACCGATCGTCCCACCACCCACGATGTTTCTGCAGAAATTGCGCGCTCCTGGCTTCTGGTGGCGGCAACCCGTCCCGAAGAGTTTGACCGCGCCGAACGGTCGCGTGCCGACCAAATCATTCTCGACATCGAAGACGCCGTTGACCCACGTCTCAAGTCGAGTGCTCGAGACGCGGTTGTCTCATGGCTAAGCCACGGCGGCAGCGGTTGGGTGCGCATCAATGACCGCACCTCTGACTTCTGGTCGGATGATGTGGATGCGCTCGCCGGGCTCCCTGGCCTGCGCGGTGTCATGCTCGCCAAGGCTGAGGCAGCAGCTCATGTCTCCGAAACTTTCGACCGCCTTAAGGGTGCAACGCCGGTGATCGCCCTCGTCGAGTCCGCCCTCGGCATCGAAGAGGCGGCATCCATTGCTCGTGCCCGCGGCGCGTACCGCCTAGCCTTCGGCAGCGGTGACTATCGTCGCGACACCGGAACCAGCGCTGACGACTTAGCGATGGCCTATCCTCGCTCGCGCCTGGTAATCGCAAGCCGGGTTGGTAACCTGCCCGGCCCCATCGATGGCCCAACGGTCGGCACCAACCACCCGGTGTTGCGCGAACAGGGCGGTATGGCCGTAGCGCTCGGCATGACGGGAAAGCTGTGCCTCGACATCGAACAGTTGCCCATCATCAACGAGGTCATCAGCCCCACCCGCTCAGATGTTGCGTGGGCGCGCGAATTCTTAGAGGACTTCGAGGCTCGTGGCCGCGTCATCCGCGACGGCAGCGACCTGCCGCGTCTCGGCCGCGCACAAAAGATCGACAAGCTTGCTCGCGCGTTTGGGGTCGAACCGGCCTAG
- the hrpA gene encoding ATP-dependent RNA helicase HrpA has translation MSASEVHSASTASNAAPRSAELVVTYPPELPVSQRKDDIAKAIRDNQVVIIAGATGSGKTTQLPKILLELGKTSIGHTQPRRIAARTVAERIAEELGSELGDLVGYQVRFTDRVGKNTRVKLMTDGILLNEIHRDRDLKKYDAIIIDEAHERSLTVDFLLGYLKQLRARRPDLSIIITSATIDPESFSKHFEGAPIIEVSGRTYPVEIRYRPLVAEDGASGELEAEDAEEAAANRADRDYLEGINDALDELARESDGDVLVFLSGETEIRDAEEAIRGRINSGGMHAGTEVLPLYGRLSSAEQHRVFESRRTPGTRRRIVLATNVAETSLTVPGIRYVIDAGTARISRYSTRAKIQRLPIEAISQASANQRSGRSGRTSDGIAIRLYSEEDFTARPEFMEPEILRTNLAAVILQMISLGLGNIADFPFLQPPDSRGIKDGLDLLTELGAVENAKPVKDAKEAAPRITQIGKQLSQLPIDPRLARMVLESKQHGTTREVMAIVAGLSIQDPRERPLDKRPQADQQHARFIDPTSDFLTLLNLWNYLEEKQKELSGNQFRRLCKNEYLNYLRVREWHDVYRQLSRLAKPLGLVIGDAHSNPDGIHRSLLAGLLSHIGLKDAAKRDYIGARQTRFVIFPGSALAKKQPNAIMSAELVETSRLFARMNASIDPVWAEKLAGDLVKRSYSEPHWEKKQGAAVAFERVTLYGVTLAARRRIQFSRVDLPAARELFIRHALVEGEDDLTKRDKRVWGFDASNRALRRDLEQLEERSRRRDILHDDETIFEFYDRRVPAHVASVRDFEGWWKKARHDSPDLLTLTINDLLENADDAEVDHTKFPTTWMRGDQTLALSYRFEPGTDDDGVTVAVPLPLLAGLRPEGFDWQVPGLRDELVTALIKSLPKPIRRNVVPAADWARRLLEAAPADPSTAALDDGVSLTQFLAKEIARLTYATISASDFDLERVPAHLRVTFAVIDERGKKVGANKSLRSLQASLKPVARESVARAVEGAVERPTATLERSGITSWDFGELDRSRDTKHGGNTIRAYPALVDDGDSVSLRLMSTPHDQATAHQSGVRRLLLLAIPSPLGYINEHLTGNEKLVLAQSPYRSTNALFDDCLRACVDSVMGDREIYAQSEFEVLRNEISAGLVESLFDTVSLVASIVSGARAADKAIRAATSMHLLAPLGDAREQLDALVYPGFVSAIGLAQLRRVPVYLKGVEHRVTKLTENPGKDRGWMSEVELATRRYRDAGGTLPLQPHPEPQIARARWMLEELRLSLFAQHLGTAESVSVQRIGKVLAS, from the coding sequence ATGTCCGCCTCCGAGGTTCACTCCGCCAGCACCGCCAGCAATGCGGCACCGCGGAGTGCCGAGCTGGTTGTGACCTACCCGCCCGAGCTGCCCGTCAGCCAGCGCAAAGATGACATCGCCAAGGCCATCCGCGACAACCAGGTTGTCATCATTGCGGGCGCCACCGGCAGTGGAAAGACCACTCAGCTGCCGAAGATTCTGCTGGAACTGGGCAAAACATCCATTGGGCACACCCAACCTCGAAGAATCGCCGCCCGCACCGTTGCGGAGCGCATCGCCGAAGAGCTCGGCAGCGAACTGGGCGATCTCGTCGGGTATCAGGTTCGATTCACCGACCGCGTGGGCAAAAATACGCGCGTGAAGTTGATGACCGACGGCATCCTGCTGAATGAAATCCACCGCGACCGCGACCTCAAAAAATACGACGCCATCATCATCGATGAGGCCCACGAACGCAGCCTCACCGTCGACTTTCTGCTCGGCTACCTGAAGCAGCTTCGCGCGCGTCGCCCCGACCTCAGCATCATCATTACCAGTGCCACTATCGACCCCGAAAGCTTCTCGAAGCACTTCGAGGGCGCCCCAATTATCGAGGTGTCGGGCCGCACCTACCCCGTCGAGATTCGCTACCGACCACTGGTCGCCGAAGATGGTGCCAGCGGCGAGCTGGAGGCTGAGGATGCCGAAGAGGCGGCGGCGAACCGTGCCGACCGCGACTACCTCGAAGGGATCAACGACGCTCTCGACGAACTTGCCCGCGAAAGCGACGGCGACGTGCTCGTCTTTCTCTCCGGTGAGACCGAGATTCGGGATGCCGAAGAAGCCATCCGCGGCCGCATCAACTCCGGCGGGATGCACGCCGGCACCGAAGTACTCCCCCTCTATGGGCGCCTGAGTTCCGCCGAACAGCACCGCGTCTTCGAGTCACGCCGCACCCCCGGCACGCGACGCCGTATCGTGCTCGCCACCAACGTTGCCGAAACCAGCCTGACCGTGCCCGGCATCCGCTACGTCATCGATGCCGGAACCGCACGCATCAGCCGGTACAGCACCCGCGCCAAAATTCAGCGCCTGCCCATTGAAGCGATTAGCCAGGCGAGCGCCAACCAGCGTTCCGGCCGTTCAGGGCGAACGAGTGACGGAATTGCAATCCGCCTCTACTCCGAAGAAGACTTCACTGCGCGCCCCGAGTTCATGGAACCCGAGATTCTGCGCACCAACCTTGCCGCGGTCATCCTGCAGATGATCTCGCTCGGCCTCGGCAACATCGCCGACTTTCCGTTCCTGCAGCCACCAGACTCGCGCGGCATCAAAGATGGCCTTGACCTGCTCACCGAACTCGGGGCCGTCGAGAATGCGAAACCTGTCAAGGATGCGAAAGAGGCGGCCCCCCGCATCACCCAAATCGGTAAGCAACTCAGCCAACTGCCCATCGACCCACGGCTCGCCCGCATGGTGCTCGAATCGAAGCAGCACGGCACCACCCGCGAAGTCATGGCCATCGTGGCGGGCCTCAGCATCCAAGACCCCCGCGAACGCCCCCTCGATAAACGCCCGCAGGCAGACCAGCAGCACGCCCGTTTCATCGACCCGACGAGCGACTTCCTCACCCTCCTCAACCTCTGGAACTATCTCGAAGAGAAACAAAAAGAGCTCTCGGGCAACCAGTTCAGGCGTCTGTGCAAAAACGAATATCTCAACTATTTGCGGGTCCGCGAATGGCATGACGTCTACCGCCAGCTGAGCCGCCTAGCCAAGCCCCTCGGCCTCGTTATTGGCGATGCCCACTCGAACCCTGACGGCATCCATCGATCGCTGCTCGCCGGCCTGCTCAGCCACATTGGGCTGAAGGATGCCGCCAAGCGCGACTACATTGGCGCCCGTCAAACCCGGTTCGTCATCTTTCCCGGCTCAGCTCTTGCAAAGAAACAACCCAACGCGATCATGAGCGCCGAACTCGTCGAAACGAGCCGACTCTTTGCGCGTATGAATGCGTCGATTGATCCCGTGTGGGCCGAAAAGCTTGCCGGTGATCTCGTGAAACGCAGCTACTCCGAACCCCACTGGGAGAAGAAACAGGGCGCCGCTGTCGCCTTCGAGAGGGTGACGCTCTACGGCGTCACGCTCGCCGCCCGCCGGCGCATCCAATTCTCCCGCGTCGATCTACCTGCGGCCCGCGAACTTTTCATTCGGCACGCCCTCGTTGAGGGCGAAGACGATCTCACCAAGCGCGACAAACGTGTGTGGGGATTCGACGCGAGCAACCGTGCACTGCGCCGCGACCTCGAACAGCTCGAAGAACGCAGCCGCCGCCGCGACATTTTGCACGACGACGAAACGATTTTCGAATTCTACGACCGTCGTGTGCCCGCTCACGTCGCATCGGTGCGCGACTTCGAGGGCTGGTGGAAGAAAGCCCGCCACGACTCCCCCGACCTACTGACCCTCACCATCAACGATCTGCTCGAGAACGCGGATGACGCCGAAGTCGACCACACCAAATTCCCCACCACGTGGATGCGCGGCGACCAAACCCTCGCCCTCAGCTACCGTTTCGAGCCGGGCACCGACGATGATGGTGTGACCGTCGCCGTACCGCTGCCGCTGCTCGCCGGGTTGCGCCCCGAGGGCTTCGACTGGCAGGTACCCGGACTGCGCGACGAGCTCGTGACAGCGCTGATCAAGTCGCTGCCGAAACCCATTCGGCGCAACGTTGTTCCGGCCGCCGACTGGGCCCGCCGTCTGCTCGAAGCTGCCCCCGCCGATCCGTCGACCGCAGCCCTCGACGACGGTGTCTCGCTGACCCAATTCCTCGCGAAAGAGATCGCGCGACTGACGTACGCGACCATTTCGGCATCCGACTTCGACCTCGAGCGTGTACCCGCACACCTGCGAGTGACCTTCGCCGTCATCGATGAGCGAGGCAAGAAAGTCGGCGCAAACAAGTCGTTGCGCAGCCTGCAGGCCAGCCTCAAGCCTGTCGCCCGCGAGAGTGTTGCGCGCGCCGTCGAGGGCGCTGTCGAACGCCCGACAGCGACTCTCGAACGCTCCGGCATCACCAGCTGGGACTTTGGCGAACTCGACCGCTCACGCGATACCAAACACGGCGGCAACACCATTCGTGCCTACCCTGCGCTCGTCGACGACGGCGATTCAGTCTCGCTTCGCCTGATGTCAACACCGCACGACCAGGCCACCGCGCACCAGAGCGGGGTTCGTCGCCTGCTGCTGTTGGCGATTCCGTCGCCGCTCGGCTACATCAACGAACACCTCACCGGCAACGAAAAACTCGTCCTCGCCCAAAGTCCGTACCGCTCAACAAACGCCCTCTTTGACGACTGTCTCCGCGCGTGCGTTGACTCCGTGATGGGCGACCGCGAGATCTATGCCCAGAGCGAGTTCGAAGTGCTGCGCAACGAGATCTCGGCAGGGCTGGTTGAATCACTCTTTGACACCGTCTCGCTCGTGGCATCCATTGTTTCTGGCGCTCGCGCGGCAGACAAAGCGATACGTGCCGCCACAAGTATGCACCTGCTTGCGCCCCTCGGCGATGCTCGCGAACAGCTCGACGCGCTCGTATATCCGGGGTTCGTCTCCGCAATAGGGCTCGCCCAGTTGCGCCGCGTTCCCGTCTACCTCAAGGGCGTCGAACACCGCGTAACGAAACTCACCGAAAACCCGGGCAAAGACCGCGGCTGGATGTCCGAGGTCGAACTAGCGACCCGTCGCTACCGAGACGCGGGCGGCACTCTGCCGCTGCAACCACATCCCGAACCGCAGATTGCCCGAGCTCGATGGATGCTCGAAGAACTGCGTTTAAGTCTCTTTGCACAACATTTGGGAACAGCGGAGTCGGTGAGCGTGCAGCGCATCGGCAAAGTGCTGGCCTCCTAA
- a CDS encoding thiolase family protein: MTTAVIVDAIRTPSGRGKLGGALSGENPVDLLATVLRSLVSRNDLDPAIIDDVIGGCVTQSGQQAVNVTRNAVLAAGFPESVPATTIDRQCGSSQQAAHFAAQSVMAGVNDVVIAGGVELMSSHPIGQATLGQSTMSPLLRERYPEGLVNQGISAELIAARWRLERDDLDAFAAVSHARAALADFSSEILPIGDLRRDETIRPGTTADGLSGLPPAFFDEEIAAQFPEIAWRVTAGNSSPLTDGASAVLIMSEERAAALGLTPRARFHSFAVVGSDPIEMLTGIIPATHRVLERSGIQLNQLDSVEVNEAFASVALAWLREFPVDPAIVNPRGGAIALGHALGSSGTRLLTTLVNQLETTGGRYGLQVMCEGGGMANATLIERLA, from the coding sequence ATGACAACGGCAGTCATCGTTGACGCGATTCGTACACCCTCGGGCCGAGGCAAACTGGGCGGCGCCCTCTCAGGCGAGAACCCGGTAGATCTGCTCGCTACGGTGCTGCGCAGCTTGGTCAGCAGGAACGACCTTGATCCGGCAATCATCGATGATGTGATCGGCGGCTGCGTTACACAATCGGGTCAGCAGGCGGTGAACGTTACGCGGAATGCGGTGCTCGCAGCGGGATTCCCCGAGTCGGTGCCCGCAACCACGATTGACCGTCAGTGCGGGTCAAGCCAACAGGCAGCCCACTTTGCTGCCCAGTCGGTGATGGCGGGAGTGAACGACGTTGTGATCGCCGGCGGTGTTGAACTGATGAGTTCACACCCGATCGGGCAGGCAACACTCGGCCAAAGCACGATGAGCCCACTACTTCGCGAACGCTACCCCGAGGGGCTCGTCAATCAGGGAATCTCTGCTGAGCTGATCGCCGCACGCTGGCGTCTCGAACGCGACGATCTCGATGCCTTCGCCGCCGTCTCCCACGCCCGCGCCGCCCTTGCCGACTTCAGCAGTGAGATCCTGCCCATCGGTGACCTGCGCCGTGACGAAACTATTCGCCCCGGCACCACCGCCGATGGCCTCTCTGGCCTCCCCCCAGCATTCTTCGACGAAGAAATCGCGGCACAGTTCCCAGAAATCGCGTGGCGTGTAACGGCGGGCAACTCGTCGCCGCTCACCGACGGCGCCTCCGCCGTGCTCATCATGAGCGAAGAACGCGCCGCCGCCCTCGGCCTCACACCGCGCGCTCGCTTCCACTCATTCGCGGTGGTCGGTTCCGATCCCATTGAGATGCTGACCGGCATCATTCCGGCGACGCATCGCGTGTTGGAGCGCAGCGGCATCCAGCTCAACCAGCTCGATAGCGTTGAGGTCAATGAAGCCTTCGCGTCGGTTGCTCTGGCGTGGTTACGAGAATTCCCCGTCGACCCCGCCATTGTGAACCCGCGCGGCGGTGCGATTGCACTCGGCCACGCCCTCGGCTCGTCGGGCACACGCCTGCTCACAACCCTCGTCAATCAGCTCGAGACCACCGGCGGCCGCTACGGACTCCAGGTCATGTGCGAGGGCGGCGGCATGGCAAACGCAACACTCATTGAAAGGCTTGCATGA